In Cyprinus carpio isolate SPL01 chromosome A14, ASM1834038v1, whole genome shotgun sequence, a single window of DNA contains:
- the LOC109049102 gene encoding transmembrane 9 superfamily member 2-like isoform X2 has translation MKALNPRFIFLLSLTVVSSSLGFYLPGLAPVSFCEKEDAKECQKDIQLFVNRLDSVESVLPYEYDAFDFCKDTDERRPSENLGQVLFGERIETSPYKFTFKADKACVKVCTKSYDAGSKEDKLKLDFLKKGMELNYQHHWIVDNMPVTWCYIVEGNQKVCNPGFPIGCLVNQEGKPKDACVINADFNKKNAYYIFNHVDITIFYHSGDETNGMSARLVAATLEPRSVKHSNDDKPTCDGTPMDIPAEFKNNLKVTYTYSVQFKQNDDIRWASRWDYILVSMPHTNIQWFSIMNSLVIVLFLSGMVAMIMLRTLHKDIARYNQMDQEEAQEESGWKQVHGDVFRPPRMGMLLSVFLGQGTQVFIMTFITLFLACLGFLSPANRGALMTCSVVLWVLLGTPAGYVSARLYKTFGGENWKTNVLLTAFLCPGIVFVDFFLMNLILWVEGSSAAIPFGTLVAILALWFGISVPLTFVGAYFGFKKPGIEPPVRTNQISRQIPQQSFFTKPVPGIIMGGILPFGCIFIQLFFILNSIWSHQMYYMFGFLFLVFIILLITCSEATVLLCYFHLCAEDYHWWWRSFLTSGFTAVYLFVYAVHYFFSKLQIIGVASTILYFGYTLIMVLIFFIFTGTIGFFACFLFVNKIYSVLKVD, from the exons ATGAAGGCTTTAAATCCGCGTTTTATATTTTTGCTGAGTTTAACAGTAGTCAGCTCAAGCCTTGGATTCTACCTTCCGGGTTTAGCACCAGTCAGTTTTTGCGAAAAAGAAGATGCGAAGGAATGTCAG AAAGACATacagctgtttgtgaatagactGGACTCAGTGGAATCAGTCCTGCCTTATGAATACGATGC GTTTGATTTTTGCAAAGATACGGATGAAAGAAGGCCCTCAGAGAACCTTGGGCAGGTGTTATTTGGAGAAAGAATAGAGACGTCACCTTACAAG TTTACATTTAAGGCTGACAAGGCTTGTGTGAAGGTCTGCACCAAATCGTATGATGCAGGTTCAAAAGAAGACAAGTTAAAGTTGGACTTTTTAAAGAAAGGAATGGAGCTGAATTACCAGCACCACTG GATTGTTGACAACATGCCAGTGACATGGTGTTATATTGTGGAAGGCAATCAGAAAGTCTGCAACCCAGGATTTCCGATTGGATGCCTAGTGAACCAAGAAGGAAAGCCAAAGGATGCCTGTGTGATAAAT GCTGATTTCAACAAGAAGAACGCTTATTACATTTTCAACCATGTGGACATCACCATATTTTATCACAGTGGAGATGAAACAAATGGGATGAGTGCTCGACTTGTGGCGGCAACACTGGAACCTAGGAG TGTCAAGCATAGTAATGATGACAAGCCAACCTGTGATGGCACTCCCATGGACATTCCAGCAGAATTCAAAAACAATCTCAAAGTCACCTACActtattcagttcagtttaag caaaatgatgaTATTAGGTGGGCTTCTCGATGGGATTATATTTTAGTTTCCATGCCTCACACCAACATCCAGTGGTTCAG catcatgaaCTCTTTGGTTATTGTGCTCTTCCTGTCTGGCATGGTGGCCATGATCATGCTTCGAACACTGCATAAGGATATTGCCCGGTACAACCAGATGGACCAG GAAGAAGCCCAGGAGGAGTCTGGCTGGAAGCAGGTTCATGGTGACGTGTTCAGGCCGCCCAGGATGGGCATGCTTCTGTCCGTCTTCCTCGGACAGGGCACTCAGGTCTTCATCATGACCTTCATCACCCTTT TCTTGGCCTGTCTGGGCTTCCTGTCTCCAGCCAACAGAGGGGCTCTCATGACCTGTTCAGTGGTGTTGTGGGTTCTGCTTGGCACACCCGCTGGATATGTGTCTGCCAGACTCTATAAGA CTTTCGGTGGTGAAAACTGGAAAACCAATGTTCTTCTCACAGCCTTTTTGTGTCCTGG GATTGTGTTTGTGGATTTCTTCCTGATGAATCTGATCCTGTGGGTAGAGGGCTCCTCTGCTGCTATTCCCTTTGGTACACTGGTGGCCATCCTGGCACTGTGGTTCGGTATCTCTGTTCCTCTCACATTTGTGGGTGCATACTTCGGCTTTAAAAAACCA GGCATTGAGCCACCAGTGCGAACAAACCAGATCTCACGGCAAATTCCTCAGCAGTCCTTCTTCACCAAACCTGTGCCGGGTATCATCATGGGCGGCATCCTGCCCTTCGGCTGCATCTTCATCCAGCTCTTCTTCATCCTCAACAGCATTTG GTCTCATCAGATGTATTACATGTTTGGCTTCCTTTTCCTGGTCTTCATCATCCTGCTTATTACTTGCTCAGAGGCAACTGTTCTGCTCTGCTACTTCCATTTATGTGCAGAG GATTATCACTGGTGGTGGCGATCATTCCTGACCAGCGGTTTCACAGCAGTCTATCTGTTTGTCTATGCAGTGCATTACTTCTTCTCAAAACTACAAATCATAGGGGTTGCAAGCACTATTCTCTACTTTGGCTACACCTTGATCATGGTgctcattttcttcatttttacag
- the LOC109049102 gene encoding transmembrane 9 superfamily member 2-like isoform X1 produces the protein MKALNPRFIFLLSLTVVSSSLGFYLPGLAPVSFCEKEDAKECQKDIQLFVNRLDSVESVLPYEYDAFDFCKDTDERRPSENLGQVLFGERIETSPYKFTFKADKACVKVCTKSYDAGSKEDKLKLDFLKKGMELNYQHHWIVDNMPVTWCYIVEGNQKVCNPGFPIGCLVNQEGKPKDACVINADFNKKNAYYIFNHVDITIFYHSGDETNGMSARLVAATLEPRSVKHSNDDKPTCDGTPMDIPAEFKNNLKVTYTYSVQFKQNDDIRWASRWDYILVSMPHTNIQWFSIMNSLVIVLFLSGMVAMIMLRTLHKDIARYNQMDQADWVKIPPAANVTYEEAQEESGWKQVHGDVFRPPRMGMLLSVFLGQGTQVFIMTFITLFLACLGFLSPANRGALMTCSVVLWVLLGTPAGYVSARLYKTFGGENWKTNVLLTAFLCPGIVFVDFFLMNLILWVEGSSAAIPFGTLVAILALWFGISVPLTFVGAYFGFKKPGIEPPVRTNQISRQIPQQSFFTKPVPGIIMGGILPFGCIFIQLFFILNSIWSHQMYYMFGFLFLVFIILLITCSEATVLLCYFHLCAEDYHWWWRSFLTSGFTAVYLFVYAVHYFFSKLQIIGVASTILYFGYTLIMVLIFFIFTGTIGFFACFLFVNKIYSVLKVD, from the exons ATGAAGGCTTTAAATCCGCGTTTTATATTTTTGCTGAGTTTAACAGTAGTCAGCTCAAGCCTTGGATTCTACCTTCCGGGTTTAGCACCAGTCAGTTTTTGCGAAAAAGAAGATGCGAAGGAATGTCAG AAAGACATacagctgtttgtgaatagactGGACTCAGTGGAATCAGTCCTGCCTTATGAATACGATGC GTTTGATTTTTGCAAAGATACGGATGAAAGAAGGCCCTCAGAGAACCTTGGGCAGGTGTTATTTGGAGAAAGAATAGAGACGTCACCTTACAAG TTTACATTTAAGGCTGACAAGGCTTGTGTGAAGGTCTGCACCAAATCGTATGATGCAGGTTCAAAAGAAGACAAGTTAAAGTTGGACTTTTTAAAGAAAGGAATGGAGCTGAATTACCAGCACCACTG GATTGTTGACAACATGCCAGTGACATGGTGTTATATTGTGGAAGGCAATCAGAAAGTCTGCAACCCAGGATTTCCGATTGGATGCCTAGTGAACCAAGAAGGAAAGCCAAAGGATGCCTGTGTGATAAAT GCTGATTTCAACAAGAAGAACGCTTATTACATTTTCAACCATGTGGACATCACCATATTTTATCACAGTGGAGATGAAACAAATGGGATGAGTGCTCGACTTGTGGCGGCAACACTGGAACCTAGGAG TGTCAAGCATAGTAATGATGACAAGCCAACCTGTGATGGCACTCCCATGGACATTCCAGCAGAATTCAAAAACAATCTCAAAGTCACCTACActtattcagttcagtttaag caaaatgatgaTATTAGGTGGGCTTCTCGATGGGATTATATTTTAGTTTCCATGCCTCACACCAACATCCAGTGGTTCAG catcatgaaCTCTTTGGTTATTGTGCTCTTCCTGTCTGGCATGGTGGCCATGATCATGCTTCGAACACTGCATAAGGATATTGCCCGGTACAACCAGATGGACCAG GCAGACTGGGTTAAGATCCCTCCAGCTGCAAACGTTACCTAT GAAGAAGCCCAGGAGGAGTCTGGCTGGAAGCAGGTTCATGGTGACGTGTTCAGGCCGCCCAGGATGGGCATGCTTCTGTCCGTCTTCCTCGGACAGGGCACTCAGGTCTTCATCATGACCTTCATCACCCTTT TCTTGGCCTGTCTGGGCTTCCTGTCTCCAGCCAACAGAGGGGCTCTCATGACCTGTTCAGTGGTGTTGTGGGTTCTGCTTGGCACACCCGCTGGATATGTGTCTGCCAGACTCTATAAGA CTTTCGGTGGTGAAAACTGGAAAACCAATGTTCTTCTCACAGCCTTTTTGTGTCCTGG GATTGTGTTTGTGGATTTCTTCCTGATGAATCTGATCCTGTGGGTAGAGGGCTCCTCTGCTGCTATTCCCTTTGGTACACTGGTGGCCATCCTGGCACTGTGGTTCGGTATCTCTGTTCCTCTCACATTTGTGGGTGCATACTTCGGCTTTAAAAAACCA GGCATTGAGCCACCAGTGCGAACAAACCAGATCTCACGGCAAATTCCTCAGCAGTCCTTCTTCACCAAACCTGTGCCGGGTATCATCATGGGCGGCATCCTGCCCTTCGGCTGCATCTTCATCCAGCTCTTCTTCATCCTCAACAGCATTTG GTCTCATCAGATGTATTACATGTTTGGCTTCCTTTTCCTGGTCTTCATCATCCTGCTTATTACTTGCTCAGAGGCAACTGTTCTGCTCTGCTACTTCCATTTATGTGCAGAG GATTATCACTGGTGGTGGCGATCATTCCTGACCAGCGGTTTCACAGCAGTCTATCTGTTTGTCTATGCAGTGCATTACTTCTTCTCAAAACTACAAATCATAGGGGTTGCAAGCACTATTCTCTACTTTGGCTACACCTTGATCATGGTgctcattttcttcatttttacag
- the LOC109049093 gene encoding RNA-binding motif protein, X chromosome isoform X1 codes for MAEADRPGKLFIGGLNTETSEKVLEAYFSKFGRISEVLLMKDRETNKSRGFAFVTYENPGDAKDAAREMNGKPFDGKPIKVEQATKPQFESSGRRGPPPSRSRGSSRGLRGSRGTSSREPFFKGMSSRGPPPLKRGPPVRNGGPPPKRSALSGPMGRLSRDRDPYGPPPRRDSLMSRRDDGPPHRDDHYSSKDSYSSRDYMSSRDSRDYAPSPRDYPYREYSGHSSSRDDYGSGSRGYSDRDGYGGGREPRGYMDRPSTGSYRDPYDGYGNSRSAPPSRGPPPSYSGSGGSSRYDDYGSSSRDGYGGRDSYPSSRSDPYSTSRGDRPGRQERGPPPPLERGYHREYSSSSRGAPRGGGRGGRPDRGMARNRY; via the exons ATGGCAGAGGCAGACCGACCAGGGAAGCTCTTCATCGGCGGCCTGAACACTGAAACTAGTGAGAAGGTCCTTGAAGCGTATTTCAGCAAGTTTGGCAGAATATCAGAAG TTCTGTTGATGAAGGATCGTGAAACGAACAAATCTAGAGGCTTTGCATTTGTAACTTACGAAAATCCCGGCGACGCAAAAGATGCTGCGAGGGAAATGAATGGAAAG CCCTTTGATGGAAAGCCTATTAAAGTGGAACAGGCCACAAAACCTCAGTTTGAGTCTTCAGGACGCCGTGGTCCGCCTCCATCACGGAGTCGTGGCTCTTCCAGAGGTCTGCGAGGGTCTAGGGGAACATCAAGCAGAG AACCCTTTTTTAAAGGCATGTCATCCAGAGGGCCACCGCCACTGAAGAGAGGCCCCCCAGTGCGGAATGGAGGACCCCCACCCAAGAGATCTGCACTGTCTGGGCCAATGGGAAGAT TGTCCAGAGACAGGGACCCATACGGCCCCCCTCCTCGCAGAGATTCTCTGATGTCACGGCGTGATGATGGTCCTCCACATCGTGATGATCACTACAGTAGCAAAGACAG TTACTCCAGCCGTGACTACATGAGTTCACGGGACAGTCGAGACTATGCCCCGTCACCACGTGATTACCCATACCGGGAGTATTCGGGCCATTCCAGTTCTAGAGATGACTATGGGTCGGGATCCAGAGGTTACAG TGATCGAGATGGTTACGGTGGAGGACGAGAGCCCAGGGGTTACATGGATCGGCCCAGTACGGGCTCCTATAGAGATCCTTACGACGGTTACG GTAACTCACGCAGCGCCCCACCCTCAAGGGGTCCCCCTCCGTCCTACAGTGGGAGTGGCGGAAGCAGTCGTTATGACGACTATGGCAGCAGTTCCAGGGATGGATATGGCGGTCGTGACAGTTATCCCAGCAGTCGGAGTGACCCGTACTCCACTAGTCGTGGTGACCGTCCGGGTAGGCAGGAGCGAGGGCCACCCCCTCCTCTTGAGAGAGGCTATCATCGCGAATACAGCAGCTCGAGTCGTGGGGCGCCTCGAGGTGGTGGCCGCGGCGGTCGGCCAGATAGAGGAATGGCCCGGAACCGATACTGA
- the LOC109049093 gene encoding RNA-binding motif protein, X chromosome isoform X2 gives MAEADRPGKLFIGGLNTETSEKVLEAYFSKFGRISEVLLMKDRETNKSRGFAFVTYENPGDAKDAAREMNGKPFDGKPIKVEQATKPQFESSGRRGPPPSRSRGSSRGLRGSRGTSSRGMSSRGPPPLKRGPPVRNGGPPPKRSALSGPMGRLSRDRDPYGPPPRRDSLMSRRDDGPPHRDDHYSSKDSYSSRDYMSSRDSRDYAPSPRDYPYREYSGHSSSRDDYGSGSRGYSDRDGYGGGREPRGYMDRPSTGSYRDPYDGYGNSRSAPPSRGPPPSYSGSGGSSRYDDYGSSSRDGYGGRDSYPSSRSDPYSTSRGDRPGRQERGPPPPLERGYHREYSSSSRGAPRGGGRGGRPDRGMARNRY, from the exons ATGGCAGAGGCAGACCGACCAGGGAAGCTCTTCATCGGCGGCCTGAACACTGAAACTAGTGAGAAGGTCCTTGAAGCGTATTTCAGCAAGTTTGGCAGAATATCAGAAG TTCTGTTGATGAAGGATCGTGAAACGAACAAATCTAGAGGCTTTGCATTTGTAACTTACGAAAATCCCGGCGACGCAAAAGATGCTGCGAGGGAAATGAATGGAAAG CCCTTTGATGGAAAGCCTATTAAAGTGGAACAGGCCACAAAACCTCAGTTTGAGTCTTCAGGACGCCGTGGTCCGCCTCCATCACGGAGTCGTGGCTCTTCCAGAGGTCTGCGAGGGTCTAGGGGAACATCAAGCAGAG GCATGTCATCCAGAGGGCCACCGCCACTGAAGAGAGGCCCCCCAGTGCGGAATGGAGGACCCCCACCCAAGAGATCTGCACTGTCTGGGCCAATGGGAAGAT TGTCCAGAGACAGGGACCCATACGGCCCCCCTCCTCGCAGAGATTCTCTGATGTCACGGCGTGATGATGGTCCTCCACATCGTGATGATCACTACAGTAGCAAAGACAG TTACTCCAGCCGTGACTACATGAGTTCACGGGACAGTCGAGACTATGCCCCGTCACCACGTGATTACCCATACCGGGAGTATTCGGGCCATTCCAGTTCTAGAGATGACTATGGGTCGGGATCCAGAGGTTACAG TGATCGAGATGGTTACGGTGGAGGACGAGAGCCCAGGGGTTACATGGATCGGCCCAGTACGGGCTCCTATAGAGATCCTTACGACGGTTACG GTAACTCACGCAGCGCCCCACCCTCAAGGGGTCCCCCTCCGTCCTACAGTGGGAGTGGCGGAAGCAGTCGTTATGACGACTATGGCAGCAGTTCCAGGGATGGATATGGCGGTCGTGACAGTTATCCCAGCAGTCGGAGTGACCCGTACTCCACTAGTCGTGGTGACCGTCCGGGTAGGCAGGAGCGAGGGCCACCCCCTCCTCTTGAGAGAGGCTATCATCGCGAATACAGCAGCTCGAGTCGTGGGGCGCCTCGAGGTGGTGGCCGCGGCGGTCGGCCAGATAGAGGAATGGCCCGGAACCGATACTGA